The following proteins come from a genomic window of Proteiniphilum propionicum:
- a CDS encoding Gfo/Idh/MocA family oxidoreductase: MKKEDNVTRRSFLKASAVAGAVGVIGTGSAGFLTSCSGGTEKSKGGSVPLKEPGSYYIPDLPDLAADGKELKAGVVGCGGRGSGAAMNFLNAANGLTIVALGDVFQDRVDGLAEKLKNEKNIDIPSDKRFVGLDAYKQVIDSDIDVLIDCTPPFFRAEHFKYAVEKSKHCFLEKPICVDSVGYRTIVAAAKQARAKNLRVVTGTQRHHQRSYVESFKQIMNGAIGEITGGVVYWNQNMLWYRDRQPGWSDFEYMVRDWVNWKWLSGDHIVEQHVHNIDVFTWFSGLKPVSAVGFGSRQRRITGDQYDNFSIDFTMENGVHLHSMCRQIDGCANNVSEFIQGTKGSWSSDGGHVIKDLEGNVIWQYDGEAEKAEFQQTDPYTLEHVNLINCIRGNNPIEQASETAISNMAAIMGRESAYTGQMVTWDAMTAAPLDYTPADLNIGKMEMKGFSVPVPGSAK; the protein is encoded by the coding sequence ATGAAAAAAGAGGATAATGTAACCAGAAGATCATTTCTGAAAGCTTCTGCAGTAGCAGGAGCCGTAGGGGTAATCGGCACAGGATCGGCAGGATTTCTAACATCCTGTAGTGGAGGAACTGAAAAAAGCAAAGGTGGCAGTGTTCCTTTAAAAGAACCAGGGAGCTATTATATTCCCGATCTGCCTGATCTGGCCGCTGATGGTAAAGAGCTTAAAGCCGGTGTTGTAGGTTGTGGAGGACGAGGTTCCGGAGCAGCAATGAACTTTTTGAATGCTGCCAACGGTTTAACTATTGTGGCATTAGGTGATGTTTTTCAGGACAGGGTGGACGGACTGGCAGAAAAGCTTAAGAACGAGAAAAATATTGATATACCTTCCGATAAACGATTTGTCGGCCTTGATGCATATAAACAGGTTATAGACAGCGATATTGATGTGCTTATCGACTGTACGCCTCCATTTTTTCGTGCAGAGCATTTCAAATATGCAGTAGAGAAAAGCAAACATTGCTTTCTCGAGAAGCCAATATGTGTAGATTCTGTTGGCTATCGTACAATAGTGGCAGCGGCTAAACAGGCGAGGGCAAAGAACCTTAGGGTTGTTACCGGAACTCAGCGGCACCACCAGCGCAGTTATGTTGAGTCATTCAAACAAATCATGAACGGCGCCATAGGAGAAATTACCGGTGGTGTTGTATACTGGAACCAGAACATGTTGTGGTATCGCGACCGCCAGCCCGGCTGGAGCGATTTTGAATATATGGTGCGCGACTGGGTTAACTGGAAATGGTTGTCTGGCGATCATATTGTGGAACAGCATGTACATAACATCGACGTGTTTACCTGGTTCTCCGGCCTGAAACCTGTCAGTGCAGTCGGTTTCGGATCGCGTCAACGCCGTATAACGGGAGACCAGTACGATAACTTCAGCATCGACTTCACAATGGAGAACGGGGTGCACCTGCACAGTATGTGCCGCCAGATCGATGGCTGTGCCAACAATGTTAGCGAGTTTATCCAGGGAACTAAAGGTTCGTGGTCAAGTGACGGCGGTCATGTTATCAAAGACCTCGAGGGGAACGTTATCTGGCAATACGACGGTGAAGCTGAGAAAGCCGAGTTCCAGCAGACCGATCCATATACACTAGAACATGTGAACCTGATAAACTGCATACGTGGGAACAATCCCATTGAGCAGGCATCAGAGACAGCCATATCGAATATGGCGGCAATCATGGGTCGCGAGTCGGCATATACAGGGCAGATGGTTACCTGGGATGCCATGACTGCGGCACCGCTCGATTATACTCCTGCCGACCTGAATATCGGTAAAATGGAAATGAAGGGGTTCTCGGTTCCTGTACCGGGAAGCGCTAAATAA
- a CDS encoding sugar phosphate isomerase/epimerase family protein, which produces MAIGGCNSFGSANTRSQVTSSKAKLNISFQEGIAPGDSLNEKFDFMEKHGVVGFEPQGRGIRDRIQEIRDALNERNIKVSAICAGFDGFILSTDPAVRKQCRNTMEDLIIAAGELGSIGVIIVPAFNSQVPVMPHNQETRDFLCEQFEEMGTFAQQQGTTVILEPLNRREAFYLRQVGDAASICRDINNPGVKCMGDFWHMTWEENSDMGAFISAGEHLQHVHVASRKRRSMPGEDGEADNYVNGFKGLKMIGYDKYVSFECGCQGDRKVVVPAALELLRKQWEEA; this is translated from the coding sequence ATGGCTATTGGGGGATGTAACTCTTTTGGTTCTGCAAACACCAGAAGCCAGGTGACTTCCAGTAAAGCAAAACTAAATATCTCCTTTCAGGAGGGTATAGCACCGGGAGATAGCCTCAACGAGAAGTTCGACTTCATGGAGAAGCATGGAGTTGTAGGTTTTGAACCGCAAGGCAGAGGAATCCGCGACCGTATTCAGGAGATCAGAGATGCTCTCAATGAGCGCAACATCAAGGTTAGCGCCATTTGTGCAGGTTTCGACGGATTTATCCTGTCCACCGATCCTGCCGTCCGTAAGCAATGCCGTAACACGATGGAGGACCTTATTATTGCCGCCGGGGAACTGGGATCTATCGGCGTCATCATAGTTCCGGCATTCAACAGCCAGGTTCCCGTTATGCCCCATAATCAGGAGACACGCGATTTTCTCTGTGAGCAGTTCGAAGAAATGGGTACCTTTGCACAGCAACAGGGAACCACCGTCATCTTGGAACCGCTCAATCGCAGAGAGGCCTTTTACCTGCGCCAGGTAGGCGATGCTGCATCCATTTGCCGCGATATCAATAACCCGGGTGTGAAATGCATGGGCGATTTCTGGCATATGACCTGGGAGGAGAACTCCGATATGGGAGCGTTTATCTCAGCTGGCGAACATCTGCAGCATGTGCATGTTGCCAGCCGCAAACGCCGCAGCATGCCCGGAGAAGATGGAGAAGCTGATAACTATGTTAACGGTTTTAAAGGGCTGAAAATGATCGGATACGACAAATATGTCAGTTTCGAGTGTGGTTGCCAGGGAGACCGTAAAGTGGTAGTACCCGCGGCTCTTGAGTTACTTCGTAAACAATGGGAAGAGGCCTGA